The genomic DNA ATCGGAACTCGGCCTCGGCCTCCGTCTGCACCCGATAGACTCTGCCGAATTTGAGAAAGTCGTTGATATAGAAGTTTCCGAAGTACGCCTGCATCGTATCGAAGATCTCGGAGATCGGCACTCCAAGCGCCTTCGCCCGCTCGCGATTGACGCGGGCGAATAACCTGGGCGCCGTGACGCGGAAATTGGAGCCGATCCCGGCGATCGCGGGATTCTCCTTGGCCTTGGCGACGAATTCCTGGGTGGCGGCGGCCAATTTGCGGAAATCGCCTCCGCTCGGATCCTGAACTTGCAGCGAGAACCCGCCCGTCGCGCCGATTCCGCGGATCGGCGGGGCGTTGAAGGCGAGAATCAAGGCCTCGGGAATTTTGGCGAACTCTCCATAGGCCGCGCCGACCAAGGCCTGTACATGTTCATCCGGCTTGCGCTCATCCCAGTGATGCAATGGAAGGAACATGGTGGCGGAATTGGGACCCCGCGTATTGAAAACGAAGTTCATGCCGGACATTGCATCGGTCGAGTGAACGGCCGGGACAGACTGGAAATACCGTTCGATCTTCTCGAGGACCTCATCGGTCCGTTGCTTGGACGCGCCGTCGGGCAGCTGCACGATCGTGATGAAATACCCTTGGTCCTCTTCCGGCAAAAAGGCCGGCGGAATCATGCGGAACAGACTCAATGCCGCGAACACGATCACCGCGAACATCGTGAATGAGACGGCGCGCCATTTGATCACGACATCCACGGCTCGGGAATAGCGATTCCGCGTCCAATCGAAGAACCGGTTGAACAGCGCGAAGAATCCGGTCTCATGATGTTCGCCGCCCGGCTTCAACACCAGCGCCGACAAGGCGGGGCTCAGCGTCAGAGCGACCAACCCGGAGATCGTCACCGCCATGGCGATCGTGATGGCGAACTGTTTATAGAGCTCACCGATGATCCCGCCGAGAAATGCGACCGGCACGAAGACCGACACCAATACGAGGACGATGGCGATCACCGGCCTGGTGACTTCCGCCATGGCTCTCCAAGCGGCTTCTCTGGGCGACACCATTTCCTCTCGCATGTGTCGTTCGACGTTTTCGACGACGACGATGGCATCATCCACCACGATCCCGATGGCCAACACCATGCCGAACAGCGTGAGCGTATTGATCGAAAACCCCAAGGCTTGCATGCCGGCAAAGGTCCCGATCAACGAAACCGGAACCGCAGTGGCGGGAATCAAGGTGGCCCGCCAGCTCTGCAAAAACAGATACACGACGAAGATGACGAGGGTCATCGCCTCGGCCAATGTTTTGAGCACTTCCTTGATCGACACCTCGATGAACTTGGTCGTGTCGTAAGGAATGTCGTACTTCAGTCCGGGCGGGAACGACTCCGCAAGTTCTTGCAGTTCAGCGCGAATGTGTTTGACCGTGTCGAGCGCATTGGCGCCCGGGGCCAGGAAGGTGATCAGGAACACGTTCGGCTTTCCATTCCACCGCCCTTGCATGACGTACGACAGGGCTCCCAACTCGACTCGCGCGACATCTTTCAGTCGGATCATCGACCCGTCCGGCATGGCTCGGACGATGAGGTTTTCGAAGTCTTCGACTTCGGTCAATCGGCCCTGGGTCATGATCGGGATCGTCAGTTCCGTTCCCTTGGGAGCCGGCTCGCGGCCGACTTGCCCGGCCGGAAAATCGCGGTTTTGCTCGCGAACGATAGTGGCGATGTCGCTCGGTGTCAGCCCCAACTGCGCCATGCGCACCGGGTTCAAAATGAGACGCATCGAGTAATTTTGCTGTCCAAAGACCAACGCCTGTCCGACACCCGGAATGCGCTTGAGGTTGTCGATGACACGCAACAACGCATAGTTCGAGATAAACACCGTGTCGTGAGTGGGGTCGCTTGAACTCAGCGCGACGACCGCCAAGAGGTCGGGAGAAAATTTCAAGACGCTGATTCCCTGCCGGACGACTTCAGGCGGGATCTGCGGCTCGGCCAGCTTCACTCGGTTCTGCGTCTGCACCTGCGCGATATCCACATTCGTTCCGATTTCGAACGTGAGTCTGATGCTGACGTGACCGTCGTTCGTGCTGGTGGAATCGTAGTACAGAAGATTGTCGATGCCGGGCAGCTGCACTTCGATCGTTCGCGCCACCGAATCAGCCGCGACTTCTGCGCTGGCGCCGGGATAGTCGGCTTCGATCTGAACGACGGGGGGGCTGATATCCGGAAATTGGGCGATGGGAAGCTTGCTGAGTGCGGCGAGTCCGATGACGACGATGACGATGGAGAGGACCGACGCAAAGATCGGCCGTTCGATGAAGAAGCGTGAACTCACTGTGGATTCCTCGTGGCTTCAGGCTTGGCTTCCACCTCATGGTCGGCCCCGCCGTTGGACGTCCTGTTATCCGGTTTTCCGTTACCCGTGGGCTCGGCAGCGGGCTCCGCAGCCGGAACCGGTTTGACGGGCGCTCCGGGCTTCGCCATGTGAAAGCCGCTCACGATCACCCGTTCGCCGGACCGCACACCGGACTCGATGATCCATTCCTTGTCATGCCAGCGGCTCGCCTTGATGGGCCTGATTTCCACCTTGTTTTCTTCACCCACGACGAACACGATCGGACCCTGCGGACCTTGCTGAACCGCTCGCTGCGGCACCAACAGGGCATGGTCTTTCATCGTTCCCTTGAAGCGTACCCTCACAAATTGCCCGGGCAGCAGCACTCCGTCCGGATTAGGGACGACGAATCGGGCTCGCCTGGCTCCTGTTTCGGTCCGCAGGCCCACGTCGGCAAAATCGAGGACACCTTCATGATTGTACGTGCTGCCGTCGGCGAAGATGACGGTGCCTTTCAGCTGGGCAAGGCCGGGATGTTGAAGACCCACCATGATGGCATCTTGCCGCCGTTTGAGCAGAAAACTTTCCGGTACGTTGACCACCACATACATCGGATCGATACGATGAATGACGGTCAGCAAATCGGTTTGCGCCGAGACCAGCCGGCCTTCGTAATATCGACTCCGCTCGATGAGCCCGTCGATCGGAGCGATGATTCTGGTGTTGTCGAAGTCGAACTTGGCTTTAATCACGTCGGCCTGAGCTCGTTGGAGGGCGGCCTTCGCCGCCAAGTCCTCGGCGATGGCATCATCCACATCTTTTTGACTGACGGCCTGCTCTTCAAGCAGCGGCTTGACACGGGCAAGATCTTGCTTGGCTTGAACCAAGCGCGCTTCCGCCTCCGCGATCCTCGCCTGCGCGCTTTTGTAAGCCGCCTCGAACGGCACCGGGTCGATCTGGTAGAGCTTGGTGCCTTTTTTGATCGCTCGTCCTTCCGGAAACAGCACGGCTTTCAGAATTCCCGTGACCTGTGAGCGGATTTCAACCGGTCGAGAGGCCTCGGCCTCTCCGATGAATTCCGGTTCATCCGGCACGGTCCGTGCCATCACTGTCACGACTTCCACTTGCGGAGCCATAGGAGCGGGAGGAGCCGAGCCCGC from Nitrospira sp. includes the following:
- a CDS encoding RND efflux system, membrane fusion protein; its protein translation is MSLLDRNLFRGVAVVIVSAAIAGVFGCKEKENAGSAPPAPMAPQVEVVTVMARTVPDEPEFIGEAEASRPVEIRSQVTGILKAVLFPEGRAIKKGTKLYQIDPVPFEAAYKSAQARIAEAEARLVQAKQDLARVKPLLEEQAVSQKDVDDAIAEDLAAKAALQRAQADVIKAKFDFDNTRIIAPIDGLIERSRYYEGRLVSAQTDLLTVIHRIDPMYVVVNVPESFLLKRRQDAIMVGLQHPGLAQLKGTVIFADGSTYNHEGVLDFADVGLRTETGARRARFVVPNPDGVLLPGQFVRVRFKGTMKDHALLVPQRAVQQGPQGPIVFVVGEENKVEIRPIKASRWHDKEWIIESGVRSGERVIVSGFHMAKPGAPVKPVPAAEPAAEPTGNGKPDNRTSNGGADHEVEAKPEATRNPQ
- a CDS encoding RND efflux system, inner membrane transporter — encoded protein: MSSRFFIERPIFASVLSIVIVVIGLAALSKLPIAQFPDISPPVVQIEADYPGASAEVAADSVARTIEVQLPGIDNLLYYDSTSTNDGHVSIRLTFEIGTNVDIAQVQTQNRVKLAEPQIPPEVVRQGISVLKFSPDLLAVVALSSSDPTHDTVFISNYALLRVIDNLKRIPGVGQALVFGQQNYSMRLILNPVRMAQLGLTPSDIATIVREQNRDFPAGQVGREPAPKGTELTIPIMTQGRLTEVEDFENLIVRAMPDGSMIRLKDVARVELGALSYVMQGRWNGKPNVFLITFLAPGANALDTVKHIRAELQELAESFPPGLKYDIPYDTTKFIEVSIKEVLKTLAEAMTLVIFVVYLFLQSWRATLIPATAVPVSLIGTFAGMQALGFSINTLTLFGMVLAIGIVVDDAIVVVENVERHMREEMVSPREAAWRAMAEVTRPVIAIVLVLVSVFVPVAFLGGIIGELYKQFAITIAMAVTISGLVALTLSPALSALVLKPGGEHHETGFFALFNRFFDWTRNRYSRAVDVVIKWRAVSFTMFAVIVFAALSLFRMIPPAFLPEEDQGYFITIVQLPDGASKQRTDEVLEKIERYFQSVPAVHSTDAMSGMNFVFNTRGPNSATMFLPLHHWDERKPDEHVQALVGAAYGEFAKIPEALILAFNAPPIRGIGATGGFSLQVQDPSGGDFRKLAAATQEFVAKAKENPAIAGIGSNFRVTAPRLFARVNRERAKALGVPISEIFDTMQAYFGNFYINDFLKFGRVYRVQTEAEAEFRSDPGDIGRVYVRSLSPSATALSGRSSAPGLGGTGPGGVMIPLDTVVDTEFTSGPDPVTHFNGFNTAWVLGAAAPGYSSGQALEALERTAREVLAPQGYTLEWSGISYQEAKVGGQSGLAFGFGLLMVFLVLAAQFESWTVPFAVILAVPFGVFGAMSAVWLRGMTNDIYFQIGLVTLIGLAAKNAILIVEFANHRRTEGMPIQQAALEGARLRFRAIIMTSMAFVGGVLPLAIATGAGAASRQSIGTGVLGGMLAATFLAIFFVPLFFVTVRKIGERWAPVKKRAELPEAPPERVRREYAGTLVDGEH